The Leishmania mexicana MHOM/GT/2001/U1103 complete genome, chromosome 26 genome includes a window with the following:
- a CDS encoding serine/threonine protein phosphatase-like protein — MNPYVRCVHDSGVPKIRSLQELLSQRIQPDPAEPDTPCLRPSHGPPGVWAQAPEPPSFDDGRATMMSAHGQSTVERHADPSLAGAPAASNPSPVLTFTADSVATPNTFATVKTHEMRILSRLTKRLRWSERHQDMPFGEPVEMMLAEADVGEDTEGGSEDRDSEVMDVVHTGRSGALAQDPEDLSEKQDEAGVQLLPCSTRDRAEAAAVQETPPHFVAVSRPAAASNACPQHVSEVKEGIVSSPSSGGIFCTLARGPTPPDGRKLRTTDVTPADSSDSSPQQPHYTHGQQQQHSRPAAVPLRTTYPAPVARLEESPYHYIMRNYIGGTFLYYSTPESKDYFLRLCHRVVAQVRPLLEQETLSPHHGLFPRINAPAFVFGDIHGNFEDLSFFLKRLLIFHDFNLTPANILCLGDYVDRGPFSLECVMLLFSLKIMNASKIVMLRGNHEDRVVCGDLRTYGRGCFLAQCHTVFGYTAGTKLFREVTALFKYLPLAAELVIPSTPNLSFLRSQQTVMHPNLYVSQPAVLLHDGNRTKRTASTTSLTSGSTTKASSLDSQHLRTLHRDGEVASGDKEGDETLSKNSASAEAVSPLPTGYNTIADASLARGQPSRHEAHEERILCTHGGIPRFDRSPYENSLASLRSLSFPRMLTLFPNNPAVKDDAECMPDYFVKQELEALWRRYPSAAPPGFTAACRREAAEAAAAATASTSTPAASKSFGTFSSSLKLQRKASSGSAGSSVSGPEVAAAAVPPEAEASSRPSSCSAASSASRTASLVPGVQSEQQQQPQGHKSPPVMRSSSDYLPQLTEDDVRKSWYTMFDLLWSDPTPMELEEAAACVDWESSRVAGGEHDAHRSSSSSSSATAARGSTPSVHVNEWGFTVNTRGSNVVSFSAKAVDTFLTAYHYSMLFRAHQEKAHGLRWSKSSKVLTIFSSSNYMGHRNGAGCVVVAANGEVQMIEKVVTM, encoded by the coding sequence ATGAATCCATACGTGCGCTGCGTGCACGATAGCGGGGTGCCGAAAATTCGCTCCCTCCAAGAGCTTCTCTCTCAGAGGATCCAGCCGGACCCCGCGGAGCCAGATACCCCGTGTCTTCGACCGAGTCACGGGCCGCCAGGGGTGTGGGCGCAGGCGCCAGAGCCGCCGAGCTTCGACGACGGACGTGCGACAATGATGTCGGCGCATGGCCAGTCCACCGTTGAGCGCCACGCAGACCCCTCACTCGCTGGTGCTCCCGCGGCCAGCAATCCGTCACCGGTGCTCACCTTCACCGCCGACAGCGTCGCCACGCCAAACACGTTTGCCACAGTCAAGACCCACGAAATGCGCATCTTGTCACGTCTCACGAAGCGCCTGCGGTGGTCAGAGCGGCATCAGGACATGCCCTTTGGCGAGCCAGTAGAGATGATGCTGGCGGAGGCCGACGTGGGCGAGGACACTGAAGGGGGGTCCGAGGACAGGGACTCCGAGGTGATGGATGTTGTCCACACAGGCCGCTCAGGTGCACTTGCGCAGGACCCAGAAGACCTTTCTGAGAAGCAAGATGAGGCTggcgtgcagctcctgcCCTGCTCCACACGTGACAGggccgaggcggctgcggttCAGGAGACACCGCCGCACTTCGTGGCGGTCTCCCGTCCAGCGGCGGCTTCAAATGCATGCCCACAGCACGTGTCAGAAGTGAAGGAGGGCATCGTGTCGTCTCCCTCATCGGGCGGCATTTTCTGCACCCTTGCCAGAGGTCCCACGCCTCCTGACGGACGGAAACTCCGCACCACCGACGTCACGCCCGCCGACTCCAGCGACAGCtcaccgcagcagcctcacTACACCCAtgggcagcaacaacagcattcacggcctgctgctgtgccgctgcgcaccacGTACCCTGCCCCGGTGGCGAGACTGGAGGAGAGCCCGTATCACTACATTATGCGCAACTACATTGGCGGGACGTTTCTGTACTATAGCACGCCGGAGAGCAAGGACTACTTTTTGCGCCTATGCCACCGCGTTgtggcgcaggtgcggcCTCTGCTGGAGCAGGAAACGCTGTCGCCCCACCACGGCCTGTTCCCGCGCATCAACGCGCCGGCCTTCGTCTTCGGCGACATCCACGGGAACTTTGAGGACTTGTCCTTCTTCCTGAAGCGGTTGCTGATCTTCCACGACTTCAACCTCACCCCAGCAAATATCTTGTGCCTCGGCGACTATGTCGATCGCGGCCCTTTCTCGCTCGAGTGTGTCATGCTCCTCTTCTCGCTCAAGATCATGAACGCATCGAAGATCGTCATGCTGCGCGGCAACCACGAGGACCGCGTCGTCTGCGGTGACCTGCGCACCTAcggccgcggctgcttcCTGGCTCAGTGTCACACTGTCTTTGGCTACACTGCGGGAACGAAGCTGTTCCGCGAGGTGACGGCCCTGTTCAAGTACCTCCCGCTGGCGGCGGAACTGGTGATCCCGAGCACACCAAACTTATCATTTCTGCGGTCGCAGCAGACCGTGATGCACCCGAACCTTTACGTGAGCCAGCCAGCAGTACTGCTCCACGACGGCAATCGGACCAAGCGGACCGCGTCAACGACCTCGCTGACGTCAGGCTCGACGACGAAGGCGTCTTCACTCGActcgcagcacctccgcacgctgcaccgcgacggcgaagTGGCTAGCGGCGACAAGGAAGGTGACGAGACACTCTCCAAGAACTCGGCcagcgcggaggcggtgtCCCCGCTGCCGACCGGCTACAACACAATCGCGGacgcctctctcgcacgtGGGCAGCCGTCCCGGCACGAGGCTCACGAAGAGCGCATCTTGTGCACACACGGCGGTATTCCCCGCTTCGATCGCTCGCCGTATGAGAACTCGCTTGCCTCTCTGCGCAGTCTCTCTTTCCCCCGTATGCTCACGTTGTTTCCGAACAACCCGGCTGTGAAAGACGACGCCGAGTGCATGCCGGACTACTTTGTgaagcaggagctggaggcgctaTGGCGCCGGTACCCGTCTGCCGCTCCACCCGGTTTCACGGCGGCGTGCCGACGAGAGGCTGcagaggccgccgccgccgcaactgCGAGCACGAGTACCCCGGCGGCGTCCAAGTCTTTTGGCactttctcttcttccctaAAGCTGCAGAGAAAGGCGagtagcggcagcgccgggaGCAGTGTGAGCGGCCCTGAAgttgccgcagcggcagtgccgccagaggcggaggcatcGTCTCGCCCCTCGTCGTGCTCGGCGGCGTCCTCCGCGTCTCGTACGGCGAGTCTGGTACCCGGAGTGCagagcgagcagcagcagcagccacaagGCCACAAGTCTCCACCCGTtatgcgcagcagcagcgactaTTTGCCGCAGTTAACCGAGGACGACGTGCGCAAGAGCTGGTACACCATGTTCGACTTGCTCTGGTCGGACCCGACCCCGATGGAGctggaagaggcggcggcgtgcgtggaCTGGGAGTCTTCTCGTGTTGCTGGCGGCGAACACGACGCTCACCGAagctcgtcctcctcctcttcggcgACCGCCGCTAGAGGGTCGACGCCAAGCGTGCATGTCAACGAGTGGGGCTTCACCGTCAACACCCGCGGCAGCAACGTTGTCTCCTTCTCCGCGAAGGCGGTGGACACGTTCCTCACGGCGTACCATTACTCGATGCTCTTCCGCGCTCATCAGGAGAAGGCGCATGGGCTGCGGTGGAGTAAGAGCAGCAAGGTGCTTACcatcttcagcagcagcaactaCATGGGCCACCGCAACGGCGCTGGCTGCGTCGTGGTCGCTGCGAACGGCGAGGTGCAGATGATTGAGAAGGTGGTGACCATGTGA
- a CDS encoding putative protein kinase: protein MSNISLDGGHTTIHSNNTYHDAAKEEGQHQEQQKLSMPDSHAAVERMAAVQVVDRLRWWRTHRVREQPIPVDHFVLRGSYVNYSSFGTRPLAPGVARLLQRARTVRAQYLRTQQQPQPEALRENQQVSSPLMASTVGASACSASSERPGSDAREAERTTGCVSEEEAGQWGECHQRQLREMNDDAKERVNNKRRADVIASWPRSPHPLNEDAIAGPEEPAGERDSATANIARTLHAAPGSAGTSPPLVRAASGSTQGLDTPSCALYVPSKQEACAAERLLMLFRPRAASAPLRSRRYRYTAGHLDVTSSEFSGEPSLQHDWGFAEATGLHHERMTRVSASDEITDVRRAPGAAEAVIVLHHAPRLILYEKGLNPKAALRAARISSDAIESLDGAAAESSAEIFALRNLPLCAFERFFYQQQLRGLAETRRSHTPGMRSTSATATDASAESAGAPESDTASAPTGAGTAGGADTSVDDDIVVNGGGDALFFGSPLTATLACSLKTVVPLSSAGAAATPGARGREGRDAAARQAVPRRGRGRDDRSSRRRGGRAALRAVSVPVLPPVYKGGCPQMTLAASHHHLSSDARLQQPHQSSNRSSPILSAGLRSSKVPQDGAHLCLRVGDLQDVYVFNPVVDMIGKGAFSKVYAAVPILRGKEGLRRFASPLLHRQAAPCDSDELSGGGPREGGRRAPMVRRVSPVRRNSSSPAVRVDPAAGVAVGDAAGPLTDDEAAKRRPHTRSLAASLHSIPVVALKVIPRKARQKPKAVPDSLATTPSTAAAATGGAASNAQRAAQNDQNSVRRELVEIEREVSILRSLHHTGCSQFFEAIRTPDAFVIAMRVFPGSMDAQRYLSRYGAPSEARAALLLFQLVSTIQYLHTNFGLIHRDIKLENILLSEADAGVPDARIREVLGPALHKSDASAMMAEDKDDRKDCASTTTAAETRTVAQHRYSMLSCNVARLLRVTLIDFGLARRTRATTLSPIVVASRGRGAGARHGSLSASITSPTHLASFPPTSASLAAGHPHASRNPNSNSYSGSLGSPASPSAGCAAGAVTVANGGNSSRNSYTPAKPAPPRPPLLCRPPSAAVGAGTARLGSSNAGITAMERSTPCVGMPSPMPSTANMFTRFLDLEEEMDEEENGGAASALNTTANTVTKVGDLGRDSRQDMAESEDNSGAFSTDVSASETDYESEGGSTAEPKEESAPNGEEHRESGAHQEHLARSALMSPSVLRAQPQTPSGSAIIVSPPLPSTPLLLSGTTTFTLDHFNAENSSSGCNTSGFAAGGAGLRSRCGSCIYTSHQQLPPTPPVVAAGVSLAPDDTEATLLLTPCGTEKYLPPEVLSWILEHGWARRSTTVGLARAMDLYAIGIVAYVLLSGCFPFNASSRATLLQQQQRVPRCNSARWAGVSSAAISFVQRLLEPNPRKRMTAKEALEHPFLNEARQLAEKLSLVPHGEGEEASHPSPCRDGSHMDNNYRHSSSSTGRHFEDDTNAHAWSHWATNTTATANLPRSALSPTHPDHTHSGAAIERTSTQPSSSVSLAVYDSQRPHAGGPCKLAAANDLSPLSTSNSSGAHHSGADGSGEPLRHVEGGTAPTATSASSGCHLSDAPCVCRSSNEHEEDDVRASVTCDGPGKVQALLQACQESPYLTKPPVPVTPTLAKPCTGTLARAAAIELPTPSSSAAHPVRPLPSSTLPFTATGTAMSADGGRTEGTTTPGLESAAAGSSARVLVPGTKDAALATRSASLSPAATASTARATEGGGADLFESLYNNIMSSD from the coding sequence ATGTCTAATATATCCCTGGATGGCGGGCACACCACCATacacagcaacaacacaTACCATGACGCCGCCAAGGAAGAGGGCCAACAtcaggagcagcagaagctCTCCATGCCCGACagccacgccgccgtcgagcgTATGGCGGCAGTGCAAGTTGTCGACCGgctgcgctggtggcgcACCCATCGTGTGCGTGAGCAGCCCATCCCAGTCGACCACTttgtgctgcgcggcagctATGTCAACTACTCCTCGTTCGGCACGCGCCCCCTGGCTCCAGgtgtggcgcggctgctgcaaaGAGCACGCACCGTGCGGGCGCAGTACCTCCgcacgcaacagcagccacaACCGGAGGCGCTACGGGAAAACCAACAAGTCTCCAGTCCGCTGATGGCCTCCACAGTGGGGGCATCCGCGTGCAGTGCTTCGAGTGAGCGACCGGGCAGCGAtgcgagggaggcggagcgcaCCACGGGTTGTGTTtcagaagaggaggcgggccAGTGGGGCGAGtgccaccagcggcagctccgtgAGATGAATGATGATGCGAAGGAAAGGGTGAACAACAAGCGCCGAGCCGATGTCATCGCATCCTGGCCGCGgtcgccgcaccccctcaACGAGGATGCCATCGCCGGCCCCGAAGAGCCGGCGGGGGAGCGGGATTCTGCCACTGCGAATATTGCTCGCACCTTACACGCGGCGCCAGGTTCAGCCGgcacctctccacctctcgTCAGAGCAGCTTCTGGGTCTACTCAGGGTCTCGATACGCCTTCGTGTGCGTTGTATGTTCCCTCGAAGCAGGAGGCGTGCGCCGCTGAGCGACTGCTCATGCTGTTCCggccgcgcgccgcctcggcaccgctgcgaTCACGTCGGTATCGGTACACCGCAGGACACCTTGATGTCACCTCCAGTGAGTTCAGCGGTGAGCCCTCTCTTCAGCACGACTGGGGATTCGCGGAGGCCACTGGGCTGCACCATGAGCGCATGACGCGCGTCTCCGCCTCTGACGAGATAACGGATGTTCGCCGCGCCCCCGGCGCAGCCGAAGCCGTGATTGTTCTGCACCACGCCCCACGGCTCATCTTGTACGAGAAGGGGTTGAACCCGAAGGCCGCACTGCGGGCTGCCCGCATCTCGTCGGACGCCATCGAAAGTCTCGACGGGGCCGCGGCGGAGAGCTCAGCAGAGATTTTCGCACTGAGGAACCTGCCCTTGTGCGCCTTTGAGCGCTTCTTttatcagcagcagctccgcggaCTGGCGGAGACGAGGCGGAGCCATACGCCGGGGATGCGGTCAACatcggcgacagcgacagaCGCCAGCGCGGAGAGCGCTGGGGCCCCTGAAAGTGACACGGCTTCCGCTCCGACGGGTGCTGGTACTGCTGGGGGGGCAGACACCTCCGTGGACGACGACATCGTTGTGaatggtggtggcgacgcaCTCTTCTTCGGGTCGCCCTTGACGGCGACCTTAGCGTGCTCGCTGAAAACTGTTGTGCCACTGTCGTCGGCTGGGGCAGCTGCGACGCCTGGTGCCCGTGGCCGAGAAGGACGAGATGCTGCGGCCCGGCAAGCTGTACCGCGTCGCGGCCGTGGTCGAGACGACCGCAGCAgtcgaaggagaggaggccgggcagcgctgcgtgctGTCTCAGTGCCGGTCCTACCGCCAGTGTACAAGGGCGGATGCCCACAAATGACTCTCGCTGCAtcacaccaccacctcagCTCCGATGCGCGGCTACAACAACCACATCAGAGCTCAAATCGTTCCTCTCCGATTCTCTCGGCGGGGCTGCGTTCCAGCAAGGTGCCGCAGGACGGTGCTCATCTGTGCCTCCGTGTGGGTGACCTGCAGGATGTGTACGTGTTCAACCCAGTGGTGGACATGATCGGCAAGGGTGCCTTCTCTAAGGTGTACGCTGCCGTTCCCATCCTTCGCGGAAAAGAGGGACTTCGGCGCTtcgcctcgccgctgctgcacaggcAGGCGGCCCCCTGTGACAGCGACGAGCTCAGTGGCGGTGGTCCCCGAGAGGGGGGCAGGCGCGCTCCAATGGTTCGGAGGGTGAGCCCAGTGCGCCGCAATTCGTCCTCTCCCGCGGTGCGTGTGGACCCTGCCGCCGGGGTGGctgtcggcgacgcggccgGGCCACTGACAGATGATGAGGCGGCAAAGCGCAGACCGCACACTCGGTCACTGGCGGCATCTCTACACTCTATTCCCGTTGTTGCACTCAAGGTGATTCCGCGCAAGGCACGCCAGAAACCGAAGGCGGTGCCTGATTCGCTTGCCACCACGCcctccactgccgctgccgcgacaGGAGGCGCCGCTTCGAATGCGCAACGAGCAGCGCAGAACGACCAAAACAGCGTGCGCCGCGAACTCGTCGAGATTGAGCGCGAGGTTTCGATCCTGCGCAGTCTTCACCACACCGGCTGTTCGCAGTTCTTCGAGGCGATCCGCACCCCAGATGCCTTCGTCATTGCAATGCGCGTCTTCCCTGGCAGCATGGATGCGCAGCGCTACCTCTCCCGCTACGGGGCACCGTCAGAGGCGCgggcggcactgctgctctttCAGCTCGTCTCCACGATCCAGTACCTGCACACTAACTTTGGGCTCATCCACCGCGACATTAAGCTGGAGAACATTCTCCTTTCCGAGGCCGACGCCGGTGTTCCCGACGCGCGCATCCGCGAGGTGCTTGGGCCGGCTTTGCACAAGTCCGATGCGTCAGCAATGATGGCCGAAGACAAGGATGACCGAAAAGACTGCGCCTCGACGACGACCGCCGCTGAGACCCGGACAGTGGCACAGCACCGCTATTCGATGCTCTCTTGCAACGTGGCACGACTGCTGCGAGTGACCCTCATCGACTTTGGACTCGCTCGCCGCACCCGTGCAACTACCCTGTCACCGATCGTTGTCGCGTCGCGCGGGCGCGGTGCAGGAGCGCGACACGGCAGCCTGAGCGCGTCCATCACGTCCCCAACTCACCTTGCCTCTTTCCCACCCACCAGTGCATCCCTGGCTGCCGGCCACCCGCACGCCTCCCGCAACCCGAACAGCAACAGCTACAGTGGCAGTCTCGGTTCGCCAGCGTCGCCAAGCGCAGggtgtgctgctggtgcagtGACGGTCGCCAATGGCGGCAACAGCTCCAGGAACAGCTACACGCCGGCCAAACCGGCTCCACCGAGGCCGCCACTGCTCTGTCGGCCGCCCAgcgcggctgtcggtgcTGGCACGGCACGCCTTGGGTCGAGTAATGCGGGCATCACCGCCATGGAGCGGAGCACGCCGTGTGTTGGTATGCCTTCGCCGATGCCGTCCACGGCGAACATGTTTACCCGCTTTCTCGAcctcgaggaggagatggatgAAGAGGAaaacggcggcgcagcgagcgcatTGAACACGACCGCCAATACAGTCACGAAAGTTGGTGACCTTGGCCGAGATAGTCGACAGGACATGGCCGAGAGCGAGgacaacagcggcgccttCAGCACCGACGTGAGCGCGTCGGAGACAGACTACGAGTCGgaaggcggcagcacagcTGAACCAAAGGAAGAGAGTGCACCGAACGGGGAGGAGCACCGCGAATCAGGAGCACATCAGGAGCATTTGGCGCGCAGTGCACTCATGTCTCCCAGCGTGCTGAGAGCGCAGCCACAGACACCATCAGGATCAGCGATAATAGtgtcgcctcctctgccttcgACCCCGCTGCTCCTGTCCGGCACCACCACTTTCACCCTCGATCACTTCAACGCGGAAAACAGTAGCAGCGGCTGCAACACCAGCGGCTTcgctgcaggcggtgctggtCTGCGCAGCAGATGTGGTAGCTGCATCTACACCTCCCATCAGCAGCTGCCACCGACGCCTCCGGTCGTCGCGGCTGGTGTGAGCTTGGCGCCGGATGACACCGAGGCAACACTGCTGCTCACTCCGTGTGGCACAGAGAAGTACCTCCCGCCCGAGGTGCTGTCTTGGATCCTGGAGCACGGCTGGGCGCGGCGCTCGACGACGGTCGGTCTCGCCCGCGCCATGGACCTGTATGCGATTGGCATCGTTGCATACGTGCTGCTCAGCGGCTGCTTTCCCTTCAACGCATCCTCCCGGGCAacgctgcttcagcagcagcagcgggtgccACGGTGCAACAGCGCTCGCTGGGCTGGCGTGAGCAGTGCAGCCATTTCATTCGTGCAGCGGTTGCTAGAGCCGAACCCGCGGAAGCGTATGACGGCGAAGGAGGCTCTTGAGCATCCGTTCCTGAACGAGGCCCGTCAGCTTGCCGAGAAGCTGTCGCTCGTGCcacacggagagggagaggaggcgtCACACCCGTCGCCTTGTCGGGACGGTAGTCACATGGACAACAACTatcgccacagcagcagcagcacgggtCGCCACTTCGAAGACGACACCAACGCGCATGCGTGGTCGCACTGGGCCACTAACACCACGGCAACGGCTAACTTGCCGCGCtctgcgctgtcgccgacgCACCCCGACCACACGCACTCTGGTGCTGCGATCGAGAGGACGTCGACCCAGCCGAGTAGCAGCGTGAGCCTCGCCGTCTACGACTCTCAGCGCCCCCACGCCGGTGGTCCGTGCAAGCTGGCGGCAGCAAATGACCTATCACCGCTGAGcaccagcaacagcagcggtgcacaccacagcggcgccgacggtAGCGGCGAGCCGCTACGTCACGTGGAGGGTGGCACTGCGCCAACTGCAACGAGCGCCAGCAGTGGATGCCATCTGTCCGACGCACCCTgcgtgtgccgcagcagTAACGAGCACGAGGAAGATGATGTGCGCGCCTCCGTTACATGTGATGGGCCTGGAAAGGTGcaggcactgctgcaggcTTGCCAGGAGAGTCCATACCTGACAAAACCACCGGTACCTGTCACGCCGACGCTGGCCAAACCGTGCACGGGAACGCTggcaagggcagcagcgatcGAGCtgcccaccccctcctcatcGGCGGCGCATCCAGTGAGACCCTTACCGTCTTCGACTCTTCCTTTCACGGCGACAGGCACGGCAATGTctgccgacggcggccgGACGGAggggacgacgacgccagGCTTAGAATCTGCCGCAGCAGGATCATCGGCACGAGTGCTGGTGCCAGGCACTAAGGATGCAGCACTCGCAACTCGGTCTGCTTCTCTTTCGCCAGCCGCTACAGCCAGCACTGCGAGGGCCACGGAGGGTGGCGGAGCCGACTTATTCGAGTCTCTCTACAACAACATCATGTCCAGCGACTGA